Proteins encoded together in one candidate division WOR-3 bacterium window:
- a CDS encoding sulfide-dependent adenosine diphosphate thiazole synthase, which produces MGIKEVEISRAIVERWIERFIDNLETDVAIVGAGPSGLTAAWKLAEKGIKVVVFERALKPGGGLPGGGMMFSEIVVQKEAIPILQELEIKLVEQRPGYFVADANETLGALLVKVCRSGVKLFNLVSVEDVVLIANRVQGLVLNWTAVEMAKLHIDPLTVYSKTVVDATGHAAEVVNHLIRKAKVRLTTPSGTIEGERPMWAEEAERLTLLNTKEIFPGLWVTGMAANAVFGGPRMGPIFGGMFLSGVKVAEAITRFLSSDAANL; this is translated from the coding sequence ATGGGAATTAAAGAAGTAGAAATTTCTCGAGCAATAGTAGAACGATGGATTGAGCGGTTTATTGATAATCTTGAGACCGATGTTGCAATAGTTGGCGCCGGTCCTTCCGGTTTAACCGCTGCCTGGAAACTCGCTGAAAAAGGGATAAAGGTCGTTGTCTTTGAAAGGGCGCTTAAACCAGGCGGAGGTTTACCAGGAGGCGGAATGATGTTTTCGGAAATCGTCGTGCAAAAAGAAGCAATTCCCATTCTCCAGGAACTGGAAATAAAATTGGTAGAACAGCGTCCGGGATACTTTGTCGCTGATGCCAACGAAACCCTGGGAGCGTTACTTGTTAAAGTATGTCGCAGCGGGGTAAAACTATTTAACCTTGTCAGTGTCGAAGATGTTGTTTTGATTGCAAATCGGGTTCAGGGCCTGGTTTTAAACTGGACAGCAGTGGAAATGGCTAAACTCCACATTGACCCGCTTACCGTATATTCAAAAACTGTCGTGGATGCTACGGGCCACGCTGCCGAAGTGGTGAATCACCTTATCCGCAAGGCAAAAGTGAGATTAACAACCCCTTCCGGAACCATAGAAGGTGAACGGCCAATGTGGGCGGAAGAAGCGGAAAGGTTGACGCTGCTTAACACGAAAGAAATATTTCCTGGTCTCTGGGTAACAGGAATGGCAGCAAATGCCGTATTTGGTGGACCCCGAATGGGACCAATTTTTGGCGGCATGTTTCTATCCGGTGTTAAAGTTGCCGAAGCTATCACTCGTTTTTTATCAAGCGATGCGGCAAATTTATAA
- a CDS encoding S9 family peptidase, giving the protein MFWGLGLIFLNLIAPPLVHCDEDSNCYYIPERALIEKNGVPGLIVLQCYGATRGDLDSFKLIADSLNWALATCYRSRNHQNMYLNDAYIYRTVKRLVRRYPVDSTRIVIYGFSGQGSQALATAILHPELFRAVVAVCAPEVTITALDTPTMLIDHFIYLVTREKDWNRQSNYEMLERFQSQGAICNLLLTKGEHSIGTLKEVLTACRWLDKQLKEH; this is encoded by the coding sequence ATGTTTTGGGGATTGGGGTTAATTTTTCTGAATCTAATTGCTCCGCCCTTGGTGCATTGTGATGAGGATAGCAACTGTTACTATATCCCGGAAAGGGCGTTAATTGAGAAAAACGGGGTGCCCGGACTGATTGTTCTGCAGTGTTATGGAGCAACCCGGGGTGACCTCGACAGTTTCAAACTAATTGCTGACTCGTTAAATTGGGCGCTGGCGACTTGCTATCGGAGTCGCAATCATCAAAATATGTATCTTAACGACGCTTATATTTATCGGACCGTAAAAAGACTCGTTCGTCGTTATCCGGTTGATTCCACCCGAATTGTCATTTATGGTTTTTCCGGTCAGGGCAGTCAGGCACTGGCAACGGCTATTCTGCACCCGGAACTGTTTCGGGCGGTAGTTGCGGTTTGTGCTCCTGAAGTCACAATAACTGCCCTCGACACGCCAACAATGCTTATCGACCACTTTATATATCTTGTTACCCGGGAAAAGGACTGGAATCGTCAATCAAATTATGAAATGCTGGAGCGGTTTCAATCCCAAGGTGCGATTTGTAACTTGCTGCTTACAAAAGGTGAACACAGCATCGGAACCCTGAAAGAGGTTTTGACCGCCTGTCGCTGGTTAGATAAACAGCTGAAAGAGCATTAA
- the rlmD gene encoding 23S rRNA (uracil(1939)-C(5))-methyltransferase RlmD: MVKNPAISSTSTGTVELFVDRIVFGGIGIAELNGWKVFVPYAAPQERIAAQLIVKKKDYGIARIKEILEPSPFRIPAPCPYYGKCGGCQLQHIAYEGQLVIKKLLVNDTLQRIGKIFVPVTNINFISSPWRYRNKTQYPVAGSRKKMFIGFYKKQSHQVIDIPDCLLQPEEFNQLRNKIKDVLQETGELPYDEIKHYGNIRHLVLRQGTNGELLLIIVTRTKQLNPKTVSRLIDFPSLTGIVQNINSLPTNRILGSENIVHWGRHYITIKILQKEFRVSAGSFFQVNVPQTEELISKVIKAINPQGDEVVLDLFCGVGMISLLLAEQVRKVIGIEIAQEAVADARFNARNLQINNAEFVQGDVAVLIKNIKSADVVIVDPPRKGCSPDTIQRIVQLSPRTVIYVSCNPSTLARDLALLENLGYSCSSVEPLDMFPQTAHVESIAKIVRR; encoded by the coding sequence ATGGTAAAAAATCCCGCCATCTCTTCTACCTCAACCGGCACTGTTGAACTTTTTGTTGACCGAATTGTCTTCGGCGGAATTGGTATTGCCGAATTGAATGGATGGAAAGTGTTTGTTCCGTATGCCGCACCCCAGGAACGAATCGCTGCCCAGCTTATTGTAAAGAAAAAGGACTACGGCATTGCCCGGATAAAAGAAATTTTAGAGCCATCGCCTTTTCGTATTCCTGCTCCCTGTCCTTATTATGGTAAATGCGGGGGGTGTCAGTTACAACACATCGCTTATGAAGGACAACTGGTGATAAAAAAACTGCTCGTGAACGACACTTTGCAGAGAATCGGCAAGATTTTCGTACCGGTTACTAACATCAATTTTATCAGTTCGCCCTGGCGTTATCGTAACAAAACCCAGTACCCTGTCGCCGGTAGCAGAAAAAAAATGTTTATTGGATTCTATAAAAAACAGAGCCATCAGGTAATTGATATTCCGGATTGTCTTCTCCAGCCGGAAGAGTTCAATCAACTGCGCAATAAGATAAAAGATGTCTTACAAGAAACTGGCGAACTTCCTTACGATGAAATAAAACATTATGGAAACATCCGTCACCTTGTGCTTCGCCAGGGCACAAATGGTGAATTGCTTTTAATCATCGTAACGCGAACTAAGCAGTTAAACCCTAAAACCGTTTCTAGGTTGATTGACTTTCCTTCTCTGACCGGTATTGTCCAGAATATAAATTCGCTGCCAACGAACCGAATCCTCGGCAGCGAAAATATTGTTCATTGGGGCCGGCATTACATCACGATAAAAATCTTGCAAAAAGAGTTCCGGGTCTCAGCCGGCTCGTTTTTCCAGGTCAATGTTCCTCAAACTGAAGAACTAATTTCAAAGGTAATTAAAGCGATAAATCCTCAAGGAGATGAGGTTGTACTCGATTTGTTCTGCGGTGTCGGAATGATTAGTTTACTACTTGCCGAACAGGTACGCAAAGTTATCGGTATAGAAATTGCGCAAGAAGCGGTGGCTGATGCCCGTTTTAACGCTCGAAATCTACAAATCAATAACGCCGAGTTCGTTCAGGGTGATGTTGCTGTGCTCATAAAAAACATTAAATCCGCTGATGTGGTTATCGTTGACCCACCCCGCAAAGGATGTTCCCCTGATACGATACAGCGAATTGTCCAACTATCGCCGCGAACCGTCATCTATGTTTCCTGCAATCCATCGACTTTAGCCCGTGACCTTGCACTTTTAGAAAATTTGGGTTATTCTTGTAGCAGTGTGGAACCGCTGGATATGTTTCCCCAAACTGCCCATGTGGAATCTATAGCAAAAATTGTGCGAAGGTGA
- the polX gene encoding DNA polymerase/3'-5' exonuclease PolX produces MKNQELAQIFDQIADALELKGETGFRVLAYRKAARVLAELTEDVAELDRENRLETIPGIGSGIAKKIHEYLTTGKMQKLDEVTSGLEPGLFVLLKIPGVGPKTVRLLHQALGVKDFESLKKVLTDGSAAKLPGMGEKKVKNILQAIQTAESSGERMYLNEAYELAEAIVSHIKRANVAEQVTFAGSLRRGKETIGDIDILASGKNPTAIINRFIEYPEKQQVISAGDTKASILVKTNGGLRQVDLRVVREDEFGAALQYFTGSKDHNVALRTLAQKQGLKISEYGVFRGKEKIAGRKEREVYRALGLPYIEPELREDRGEIEAAKAGRLPRLVQLSDIKSDLHIHTDASDGLSSLEDIVTAAQKRGYTHIAIAEHSVSAGYAGGLTEDELLRRCETIDRLNEKLTGFRVLKAAEVDITPEGKLDYSDKALSQLDLVVASIHQAFNREATKRICFAIEHPLVHIIGHPSGRLINKRPGYDIDLEKVIEWAAKFKKILEINSYYARLDLNDVWAKEAKDAGVLLAVNTDAHAVADLSWMRYGVITARRAWLEKSDVVNCLNLNHLLKLLKSISRL; encoded by the coding sequence ATGAAAAATCAAGAGCTCGCTCAGATTTTTGACCAAATTGCCGATGCCTTAGAGTTAAAGGGGGAAACCGGTTTTCGTGTCCTTGCCTATCGAAAAGCCGCACGGGTACTTGCCGAATTAACAGAAGATGTTGCAGAACTTGACCGGGAGAATCGTTTAGAAACAATTCCGGGAATTGGTTCAGGAATCGCCAAAAAGATTCATGAGTATTTGACCACGGGCAAAATGCAGAAACTTGATGAAGTAACGAGCGGCTTGGAGCCGGGACTTTTTGTCCTTCTTAAAATCCCTGGTGTTGGGCCAAAAACTGTACGACTGCTACACCAGGCGCTGGGTGTTAAAGACTTTGAAAGTTTGAAAAAGGTCTTAACCGACGGCTCGGCGGCAAAATTGCCCGGTATGGGAGAAAAAAAGGTCAAAAACATCCTCCAGGCTATCCAGACAGCAGAAAGTTCCGGGGAAAGAATGTATCTGAACGAAGCGTATGAATTGGCAGAGGCGATTGTGAGCCATATTAAGCGGGCTAATGTTGCGGAACAGGTGACATTTGCCGGTTCACTACGCCGGGGCAAAGAGACCATTGGTGACATCGACATTCTTGCCAGCGGCAAAAACCCGACAGCGATTATCAACCGCTTTATTGAATATCCCGAGAAACAGCAGGTGATTTCTGCCGGGGACACCAAAGCATCAATTCTTGTTAAAACCAACGGTGGCTTGCGGCAGGTCGATTTAAGAGTTGTTCGGGAAGACGAATTCGGGGCGGCACTGCAGTACTTTACCGGTTCGAAAGACCACAACGTTGCCCTGCGCACTTTAGCCCAGAAACAGGGCTTGAAGATTTCTGAGTACGGAGTTTTTCGGGGTAAGGAAAAAATTGCCGGGAGAAAGGAACGCGAAGTTTATCGTGCCCTTGGTCTCCCCTACATCGAGCCCGAATTGCGCGAAGACCGGGGTGAAATCGAAGCGGCAAAAGCGGGAAGACTACCCCGCCTTGTTCAATTGTCAGATATAAAATCTGACCTTCATATCCATACCGACGCTTCCGATGGTCTCTCGTCACTGGAAGATATCGTCACTGCCGCGCAAAAAAGAGGCTATACCCACATTGCGATTGCTGAACATTCGGTTTCCGCCGGTTATGCTGGTGGTCTTACAGAAGATGAACTGCTGCGCCGTTGCGAAACAATTGACCGGTTAAACGAGAAACTGACTGGGTTCAGGGTTTTAAAGGCGGCGGAGGTAGACATCACACCCGAAGGAAAACTTGACTACTCCGATAAAGCACTCAGCCAATTAGACCTGGTCGTTGCTTCAATCCATCAAGCATTCAACCGGGAGGCGACAAAGCGTATTTGTTTTGCGATTGAGCATCCGTTGGTGCACATCATTGGTCATCCCAGCGGCCGGCTGATAAACAAACGCCCCGGTTATGACATCGACCTTGAAAAGGTAATTGAGTGGGCTGCCAAATTCAAAAAAATTCTTGAAATCAACTCGTATTATGCCCGGCTCGATTTAAACGATGTCTGGGCAAAAGAGGCGAAAGATGCCGGGGTGTTACTGGCAGTTAATACCGATGCTCATGCCGTTGCCGATCTTTCCTGGATGCGCTATGGGGTTATTACCGCCCGGAGGGCATGGCTGGAAAAATCGGATGTTGTCAATTGTCTCAATTTAAATCATCTTTTAAAACTTTTAAAGAGTATCAGTCGGCTTTAA
- a CDS encoding glycosyltransferase family 4 protein yields MKVLFGSFSAITVLGGGVERQVRSLAKALAEKGVQVELFDSWNKYNLKEYRFFHLFGANVGTYHLGRAIKNLGMKLIVTPIFYSRSSPKRLKFNVNCAVCLRKLGGFWTEHTFCRELCELADIVIVNTDAELKLIEQGLEIPVSKIHIVPNGVEKHFVEASPELFIKEYGIKDFVLYVGHIGWGRKNVLPLIKVLRQIGVNAVLIGPVLDNAYGKECVKIISETPSIKLIPGLAADSPILKSAYAACDTFILPSFYETPGLAALEAGLAGAKICITKYGGTTEYFGEYATYIEPRNEKSIQSGLLETISKQKTPALRHHILENFTWDRCAEKLINIYQQSGLLQ; encoded by the coding sequence ATGAAGGTTTTGTTTGGTTCTTTTTCCGCGATTACGGTACTTGGAGGCGGCGTTGAGAGGCAGGTGCGTTCTTTAGCAAAAGCCCTGGCAGAAAAAGGAGTTCAGGTTGAGTTGTTTGATTCCTGGAACAAATACAATCTCAAAGAGTATCGCTTTTTTCATCTATTCGGGGCTAATGTTGGAACATACCATTTAGGAAGGGCGATAAAAAACTTGGGAATGAAACTAATTGTAACACCGATATTTTACAGTCGCAGCAGCCCCAAAAGGTTAAAATTCAATGTTAACTGCGCTGTTTGCCTTCGTAAATTAGGCGGATTTTGGACCGAACACACTTTTTGCCGGGAACTGTGTGAACTTGCAGACATTGTGATAGTTAACACAGATGCCGAATTAAAATTAATTGAGCAGGGATTAGAAATACCAGTAAGTAAAATCCATATCGTACCTAACGGGGTTGAAAAACATTTTGTTGAAGCGTCACCCGAGCTTTTTATAAAAGAGTACGGAATAAAGGACTTTGTGCTTTATGTAGGGCATATTGGGTGGGGGAGGAAGAATGTGCTTCCCTTAATAAAGGTTTTGCGTCAGATTGGGGTCAACGCGGTATTGATTGGTCCGGTTCTCGATAATGCCTATGGTAAAGAATGTGTAAAAATCATATCAGAAACACCTTCGATAAAACTAATTCCCGGGCTAGCAGCGGACTCCCCAATATTAAAATCGGCTTATGCCGCATGCGACACCTTCATATTGCCCTCGTTTTACGAAACTCCTGGGTTAGCGGCACTGGAAGCGGGTTTAGCGGGTGCAAAGATATGTATTACCAAGTACGGTGGTACCACCGAATATTTTGGTGAATATGCCACCTATATCGAACCCCGAAACGAAAAGTCAATTCAAAGTGGGCTTCTTGAAACGATAAGCAAACAGAAAACGCCGGCGCTCCGGCATCACATATTAGAAAATTTTACCTGGGACAGATGCGCTGAAAAACTCATTAACATTTACCAGCAGAGCGGTTTGTTACAGTAG
- a CDS encoding LptF/LptG family permease — protein MKILERETIKQIIPAFLFAIVVLSFILLMDRLFLLADLLVRKGVPVKIVGEIMVLSLPFVISISVPLAVLIGGVITFGRMAQDNEITAIRAAGIPTWRVFVPALVFGTLLMPFMALFNGFVLPESQYRVRGLLTDIARKKPSLRIQERVFLDDFPGYMVYIGAIDERHSQISNVMIFEKSQGKGTPAFITAPQGKIDYTPDDRYMILSLYNGEIHELTTNGNYRRLEFQQHTINILTDDELVRRSRDYRSDDELRLVPLLTMIKENRKAAADLKKQLDSLTRLSSDNEVWQFKRDEIKTRLRYKNAELVRSLTELHKRLSLAFSALFFLMFGAPLGVVLRRGGVGTGFIVGLIFFAIYYVMLLGGENFAESGRVAPFLGMWLPNILLILPVTELIARAFFEISLSQKVITSLGLEKTLLQR, from the coding sequence ATGAAGATTCTCGAGCGGGAAACCATCAAGCAAATCATCCCGGCTTTTTTATTTGCAATTGTCGTCTTATCTTTTATCTTGCTGATGGACCGGCTTTTTCTTCTTGCCGACTTATTGGTGCGCAAAGGGGTGCCGGTAAAAATCGTCGGCGAAATAATGGTGCTTTCTTTACCCTTTGTTATTAGTATTAGCGTACCCCTGGCGGTGCTGATTGGGGGCGTAATCACCTTTGGCCGAATGGCTCAAGACAACGAAATTACTGCGATTCGTGCCGCGGGCATTCCTACCTGGCGAGTATTTGTTCCCGCACTGGTTTTCGGGACGCTGCTGATGCCCTTCATGGCACTTTTCAACGGGTTTGTGCTTCCTGAATCACAATACAGGGTTCGGGGGCTTTTGACCGATATCGCTCGAAAAAAACCTTCTTTACGCATTCAGGAGCGGGTATTCCTTGATGACTTTCCGGGCTATATGGTGTATATCGGCGCCATTGATGAAAGACATTCCCAAATTTCCAATGTCATGATTTTTGAAAAGTCACAGGGTAAAGGCACACCGGCGTTTATCACTGCGCCGCAGGGTAAAATCGATTATACGCCCGATGACCGTTATATGATTTTGTCTCTCTACAACGGCGAAATTCACGAATTAACAACGAACGGTAATTATCGGCGTCTGGAGTTTCAACAGCATACGATAAACATACTGACGGACGACGAACTTGTCCGCCGGAGTCGCGACTATCGGAGTGATGACGAATTGCGGCTCGTGCCGTTACTGACGATGATCAAGGAAAACAGGAAGGCGGCAGCGGATTTAAAAAAGCAACTGGATTCATTAACCCGCCTGAGTTCTGATAACGAAGTATGGCAGTTCAAGCGGGACGAAATCAAAACCAGGTTGCGTTATAAGAACGCGGAGTTGGTTCGCTCTTTGACCGAACTTCACAAACGGCTTTCCCTTGCCTTTTCGGCGCTTTTTTTCCTTATGTTCGGGGCTCCTTTGGGTGTAGTTCTGCGGCGCGGTGGTGTGGGAACCGGCTTTATCGTCGGCTTGATATTTTTTGCCATTTATTATGTTATGCTCCTCGGCGGCGAAAATTTCGCGGAGAGCGGCCGGGTAGCGCCCTTTTTAGGGATGTGGCTACCCAACATTTTGCTCATCTTACCGGTAACTGAACTTATCGCCCGGGCATTTTTTGAGATTTCTCTCAGTCAGAAAGTTATAACAAGCCTCGGGTTGGAAAAAACTTTACTACAGCGATGA
- a CDS encoding LptF/LptG family permease, with protein sequence MKIIYRHLLYELIKFTLLALLSVVTIYLLIDLFEELSYFTSRKVGLLVILRYYFYSLPTAVALLYPVSLILAVFVVYGQMTRNNEIAAFQSAGVVIYRLFIPGIIIGAGTGLLYLIGNEVITVPFNRYLSDLRRYVIEKRTVPVEQRQIDVYRIEGNQVLWAREWQKTNEQATINNFLVLELDKERRVARRIDCQTASYGDSGWVGENVVKRQFSPDGGEEYQQFARIALNEFNISPDKWLMPLRPIEETSTLFLRRYITRMKKAGENVAREEVEYHYRFSYALIGLIVTLLGLPLAVKLRRGGVMLGLGLGLLFSFLYWGAIQTCRAFGYAHIISPFWAAWLPNIVFGVVAVILVLKAER encoded by the coding sequence ATGAAGATAATTTACCGTCATCTCCTTTACGAACTTATCAAGTTTACTCTTCTGGCGCTTTTGAGCGTTGTAACCATTTATCTTTTAATCGACCTTTTTGAAGAGTTGAGTTATTTCACCAGCCGTAAGGTGGGACTTTTAGTCATTCTTCGCTATTATTTTTATAGCCTGCCGACCGCGGTTGCGCTTTTATATCCGGTGAGCCTTATTTTAGCAGTTTTTGTTGTCTACGGTCAGATGACTCGGAACAACGAAATTGCCGCTTTCCAAAGCGCTGGTGTGGTAATCTATCGCCTGTTCATTCCGGGCATAATCATTGGAGCGGGAACCGGACTTTTGTATCTAATCGGGAATGAGGTAATCACCGTTCCGTTTAACCGCTATCTGAGTGATTTGCGCCGCTATGTAATTGAAAAACGAACTGTTCCTGTTGAGCAGCGTCAGATTGACGTCTACCGGATTGAAGGCAACCAGGTCCTCTGGGCTCGAGAGTGGCAAAAGACGAATGAGCAGGCTACAATTAACAATTTTTTGGTCCTGGAACTTGACAAAGAACGACGTGTTGCAAGACGAATTGATTGCCAGACGGCAAGTTATGGCGATAGTGGCTGGGTGGGAGAGAATGTTGTCAAACGACAATTTTCGCCCGATGGGGGAGAAGAATATCAACAGTTTGCTCGTATCGCGCTTAATGAGTTCAACATTTCACCTGATAAATGGTTGATGCCCCTGCGTCCGATTGAGGAGACATCAACGCTTTTTTTGCGCCGCTATATTACGAGAATGAAAAAGGCGGGGGAGAATGTGGCGCGCGAAGAGGTTGAATATCACTATCGATTTTCTTATGCCCTGATTGGATTGATTGTCACCCTTTTAGGACTGCCCTTGGCGGTAAAACTGCGGCGCGGTGGCGTTATGCTGGGATTGGGATTGGGTCTGCTTTTTTCTTTTCTTTACTGGGGCGCAATTCAAACCTGTCGGGCGTTCGGCTATGCTCATATAATCAGCCCATTTTGGGCTGCCTGGTTACCCAATATCGTTTTTGGGGTCGTGGCGGTAATACTCGTATTAAAGGCAGAAAGATAA
- the lptE gene encoding LPS assembly lipoprotein LptE encodes MKTIAIKTVENSSTQPGLAEELTFALPKAFNIDHSLRVTSIEQAHLLLSATITSYSKTAAAYNSNQEVSTYEITLTALVDVIDQIRNEPFFNGTVTSRVPYDPQSSSEEEVARKAIEKLAREIVRQVVTAW; translated from the coding sequence TTGAAAACAATTGCCATAAAAACGGTAGAAAACTCTTCAACTCAGCCCGGTCTGGCAGAAGAATTGACATTCGCCCTTCCCAAGGCATTTAACATCGACCATTCGCTTCGTGTTACCAGTATCGAACAGGCCCATCTCCTATTGAGCGCAACTATTACCAGTTACTCGAAAACCGCAGCAGCTTACAATTCAAACCAGGAGGTATCCACTTACGAAATAACCCTTACTGCCCTAGTCGATGTTATCGACCAGATAAGAAACGAACCATTTTTCAATGGAACTGTTACCAGCCGAGTTCCCTATGACCCCCAAAGTAGTTCTGAAGAGGAGGTGGCAAGAAAAGCAATTGAAAAACTTGCCCGGGAAATCGTCCGGCAAGTAGTAACCGCATGGTAA
- a CDS encoding amidohydrolase family protein produces MTCFEGLLIIDAKSKPFPGRLMVEGEKITATIPVAESKPRCYIAPGFIDAHTHPLETGLGMIYPDFSAARSIGDVLEILKTGIERMPDSPIYLGFNLEPERLKEHRYPYRRELDRVNNQVPVFIYRVDGHSAAVNSKVLEALPETDCPGVEFDGAGKPTGVVRGKAYEILSANLKRLLPLDIIREAINLTARAALRNGVVALGALVGSNELAENEWAFLLDALGSAPIKMIPYLQTWKVEVAQQFSLSRIGGCLLVDGSFGSHTAALFADYADAIGYQGVLYQEDSKIIDFLLRAIKMKLQTAFHAIGDRAVSQIVRCHEQVARQTPKEHLRHRIEHAELLSSDLIKRIAALDLVVCVQPSFEIAWGGPQGMYAKRLGERWRYTNPYRTLFENKIVVAGGSDAPITPINPLHGIYAAMNLPNESQRLTGPQALALFTENAAYSLGIENFTGRIAPGMEANFVVLSGDPRTDFNARILATYYRGQLLFGASPAV; encoded by the coding sequence ATGACCTGTTTTGAAGGTTTGCTTATTATCGACGCTAAGAGTAAACCTTTTCCGGGTCGGCTGATGGTTGAAGGAGAAAAAATTACGGCGACGATACCAGTTGCCGAATCAAAACCCCGATGTTATATCGCTCCCGGTTTTATCGATGCGCATACTCATCCGCTGGAAACCGGTTTAGGAATGATTTATCCTGATTTTTCTGCCGCCCGTTCAATTGGCGATGTTTTAGAAATTTTAAAAACAGGCATTGAACGAATGCCCGATTCCCCGATTTATCTGGGGTTTAATTTAGAACCGGAACGACTGAAAGAGCATCGTTACCCCTATCGACGGGAACTGGACCGAGTAAACAATCAAGTCCCGGTTTTTATTTATCGCGTTGATGGCCATTCTGCGGCAGTGAATTCAAAAGTGCTGGAAGCACTGCCGGAAACAGATTGTCCCGGCGTTGAATTCGATGGTGCGGGTAAACCAACCGGTGTTGTTAGAGGTAAAGCCTATGAGATACTTTCGGCAAATCTGAAACGGCTCTTGCCCTTAGATATCATACGCGAGGCGATCAACTTGACCGCCCGTGCCGCACTCAGAAATGGTGTCGTTGCTTTAGGCGCCCTGGTTGGTTCCAACGAACTTGCCGAAAATGAATGGGCGTTTCTACTTGATGCACTCGGCAGTGCACCGATTAAAATGATTCCTTACCTTCAAACCTGGAAGGTAGAAGTCGCTCAACAGTTTTCCCTTTCCCGCATCGGTGGTTGTCTTTTAGTTGATGGGTCTTTTGGCTCCCATACCGCCGCCCTGTTTGCCGATTACGCTGATGCGATAGGATACCAGGGGGTGCTTTATCAAGAAGATTCAAAAATAATCGATTTTCTTCTCAGGGCGATTAAAATGAAGTTACAGACGGCATTTCATGCCATTGGCGACCGGGCCGTATCCCAAATAGTTCGCTGTCACGAACAGGTCGCCCGTCAAACGCCAAAAGAGCATCTGCGGCATCGGATAGAACATGCGGAACTGCTCTCTTCAGATTTGATTAAAAGAATCGCGGCGCTGGATTTGGTCGTCTGTGTCCAGCCATCTTTTGAAATAGCTTGGGGCGGACCACAGGGGATGTATGCGAAACGCCTGGGCGAAAGGTGGCGCTATACCAACCCCTATCGAACCTTATTTGAAAACAAAATTGTTGTTGCCGGCGGTTCCGATGCGCCAATCACACCCATTAACCCGCTGCACGGCATCTATGCGGCAATGAACTTACCAAACGAGTCACAGAGGCTCACCGGTCCTCAGGCGCTGGCACTTTTTACCGAAAATGCTGCTTATTCGCTCGGCATCGAGAATTTCACTGGTAGAATTGCACCGGGCATGGAGGCAAATTTTGTCGTTCTCAGTGGTGACCCGCGAACAGACTTCAATGCGCGCATACTGGCGACCTATTATCGAGGTCAGTTGCTTTTTGGTGCTTCACCCGCAGTTTAA